The nucleotide sequence GCAAGGTGCAGGTCAGCAAGGTGCAGGCCAGCAAGGTGCAGGTCAGCAAGGCGCAGGTCAGCAAGGCGCAGGTCAGCAAGGCGCAGGTCAGCAAGGTGACAGCGAGACCGGAAGCGGTGATTCCTCGTCGGGCCAAAACGGCAAGGGACAACTCGGCGGCGCCCCTGGACAGGCCGCAGACGGCCAGCCTGCGGAGGATCGTGCCAAACGCGACGTCGAGTGGGGCGAGCAGGATCTCGCCGATGCCCGCAACGCCACCGATCTCGCCATCAAGCACCTCCGCGACGACCTCGATGCCGGCAGGAACGACGTCCTCGACCAGCTCGGCTGGACGCCCGAGCAGGCGCGGCAGTTCCTCGACCGCTGGGAGACGATGCGGCGGCAGGCGAACACCGGCGACCCGCGCAAGAAGATCGAGTTCGAACGTGCCGTGAGGAGCCTCGGACTCCGCCCGGACGGCGTGCGCAGCTCACGCGCCGCGCCGACCGAGGCCCGTGGTGGCCAGACGGAGGGGCGGCGCAGTCGGCCGCCGAGCGAATACCGCGAGCAGTTGAAGGCCTACCTCCAGAGCACCGACGGCCAATGATCCCGCCGTTCATCGGCCCGCGGCACCTCGTGGCCTTCAGCCCGAAGCGGATCCCGCACTGCTTCACCGACGTGCTCATCCTCGGCGGCGGCCTGGCCGGGCTGCGGGCGGCGCTGGCGGTCGATCCGCGGCTCACCGTGACCGTGGTGACGAAGGACGACCTGCAGGGCTCGTCGAGCCAGTGGGCCCAGGGGGGCATCGCCGGCGTCGTTGATCCCGAGGATCGCTTCGACAACCACGTCGCCGACACGCTCAGCGCCGGGGGCGGCCTGTGCCACGCGGACGTCGTCGACGCGGTCATCCGCGAGGCCCCGACGCGGATCGCCGAACTGATCGCCTGGGGCACCCGGTTCGACGCCACGAACGGCGCCCTGGAGCTGGGCCGCGAGGGGGGGCACAGCCACCGGCGGATCGTCCACGCGCTCGGCGACGCGACGGGCCGCGAGGTGATGCGGGCCGTCATCGAACGGACCCGCGGCCTGGCCAACCTCGAGGTCTGGCCCGACACCTTCACCATCGACCTCGTGACCCACGAGGGTGCCTGCCGCGGGGCGATCGTCTGGCACCCGGCCCACGGCAAGACGATCGTCTGGGCCCGGCGCACGATCCTCGCCACCGGCGGCGCGGGTCAGCTCTACCGGGAATCGACGAACCCGCCCGGCGCCAGCGGCGACGGTCTGGCACTGGCGTGGCGGGCGGGCGCGGAACTCCGCGACATGGAGTTCATGCAGTTTCATCCGACCGTGCTCTACATCGCCGGCGGCTCGCGCAGCCTGATCACGGAGGCGGTTCGCGGGGCCGGCGCCCACCTCGTCGATCGCGACGGCCGGCGGTTCATGCCCGACTTCGACCCGCGGGCGGAGTTGGCGCCGCGGGACGTGGTCTCGCGGGCGATCACCGTCGTCATGCACCGCACGCACCATGCCAACGTCTACCTCGACCTCTCGCACCTCGACGCGGACCTGGTCCGCCGCCAGTTTCCGGGGATGGCGGCGGTGTGCGCCAAGTTCGGTCTCGACCTCGCCCGCGACCGGATTCCTGTCCGCCCCGGCGCCCATTACATGATCGGCGGCGTGACGGTGGACGCCGACGGCCGGACGACGGTGCCCGGTCTGCTCGCGGCCGGCGAGGTCACCTCCAGCGGCCTCCATGGCGCCAATCGGCTGGCGAGCAACAGCCTGCTGGAGGGGCTGGTCTACGGCGGCCGTGCGGGCGCCGCCGCTTCCGCCGACGCATTGGCAGTCGCGGCAAGTGGCGCGGAGGAGTTTCGCCTGCCGCCGATCTCGTTCCCGCGCGCCGCCGACGTCGGCGGCGACGCCCAGGGGGCCCTCGACCTCGCCGACATCCGCAACTCGCTGCGGGCGCTGATGTGGCGCCAGGTCGGCGTGGAGCGGGCCGAGGAGCCGCTGGCGGAGGCGCTGGAGACGGTCGAGGGCTGGTGCCGCTACGTGCTGCCGCGGCAGTTCGCCGATCCGCAGGGCTGGCAGCTGCAGAACATGCTCGAAGTGGCGCGGCTCATGATCCGCAGCGGCCTGGTGCGGCGCGAGACCCGCGGCGTCCACTTCCGCTCCGACCATCCCCGGGCGGACGACGCCTGGCGGTCGCACATCGTCTGGCGCCGGGACGTGACGGAGCCGTTCCTGGAGCCGATCCCGCCGGCGCCGGTCGCCGCGGCCGGCGAGTTGCTCGGCCATCATGGTCCCCGACCCCTCCGTTAGCGGCAGCAGTCAGCCGCTGACGGCCGGGCCATCTGCGGCCGCCAGGGGCGTTTTCCACGGGGGGTGATCGACCATCGCGACCCGATTGCGTCCCCCTTGCTTCGCCGCGTAGAGGCCGGAGTCCGCCAGATCCAGCAGCGCGTTCGCCGAGCCCGATGCCTCGGGTGGCAGCACCGCGACACCGGCCGACACCGTGACGACACCCCCGGCCCGCGGCGCGGCGGAAGGCAGGCGGGCGGCGCTGACGGCATGCACGATCCGCTCCGCCACAGCTCGCGCATCATCCGTGTCGGCGCCGGGTAGGATGATCAGGAACTCCTCCCCTCCCCAGCGGCCCAACACGGCCTCAGGGCCGCTGCACGCGGCGCGAATCAGGCCCGCAACCGTGGCCAAGCAGGTGTCGCCAGCGAGGTGCCCCGAGGAATCGTTGTAGCCCTTGAAGTGGTCGATGTCGGCCAGCACGACCGCCAAGGATCGACCCTGCTGCCGGGAAAGCGTCCAGGCGTCGTGGAGCGCGGCGTCGAGGTGGCGCCGGTTGGCCAGGCCCGTGAGCGGATCCGTACTCGCCAGGGCATGCAGATCGCGGACGGCAGCCGAGTCGTGGGCATGCTTCGCGAGCGCCAGTTCGATCGCCACCCTGAGGTCCCGGGCGCGGAACGGCTTGATGAGGAATCCGAACGGGCACACCTCCAGCGCCCGCTCGAGCGTGGCCTCGTCGGCCTGACCGGTGAGGAACACGATCGCCGTGTCGTGCCGCCGCGCGATCTCCCTGGCTGTGTCGATGCCATCGCCACCGTCGGCCAGCCGCACGTCCACCAGCACCACGTCCGGCCGCGTCTCCATCGCCAGGCGCACGGCCTCGGCCGAGGTGTCGACGACGCCGCAGACGTCGTAGCCCAGACCCGCCAGTTCCCGGGACAGGTCGAGGGCCGTGACCGCCTCAACTTCGACGATCAGCACCCGGCGGCATGAAGCGGCTGCGGTCGTCATGGCTCACACCGCACGACGGGGCCTCTCGAGACGCCATCCCGGGAAACTCCCTGGGCCGGCCGGGCGCTCCTCATGGCCGACCGGTTCCCGGGCGACATCGTGCAGCCGCAGGACACATTCCATGCCGAGGAGACGGCGAATGCTGTGCCGCTCGTTCTTCATCTTCACTCGTATCCTCCCTGCCGCGGGCCGGCCGCGGGTCCTACCGCCGCTCCAGACCCGGTTCCCGGAGTATAGAGCGGCTCGTGGAGCGGTCCGAAAAGGAGATTCATGAGCAGCAGCGACACATCCCCGTCGCGATGCGACGGCAGACGATGAATGGTTTATTCATGCCTCAATAAAGCCGGTGGAGCGACTCGCGCGACCAGGCCCGATTGCGGCTGCCGAAACTGCCGCCGCGCCCTCCCTGCCGGCAGCCGGGCCCACGGCTCCAGCAGCCCCATGTGGAATGCCGATCTCCCCGGAGCGGCCCGCCGGCATCGTCGTCGGCACGCCCTTCCCGACCCGCAGGGTCCGCCACCGGTCCGGAGCCGATCGCCCGCGAAGGATCGCAGCGCCACGAGACTGCCGCCCCTGCACGCATCCCCCTCCATGCGCTCCCAGACGCAGCCACTCCCATCGTGGATCGAACGGGTCGTCGCCAGTCGGACGGTGCGGTCGGGCTACGCCAGTGCGCTGGCCCACCTCGCCCTGCTCATCGCCCTCGCCCTGCTGGTGCCGCGCGGTGAGCGACCGCCGCGGCCGCGGACGATCGGGCTCGAATTCAACGCGCCGGGCGCGGGCGATGCCGACGTCGATGGGATGGCGATTGAGATCGCCGCAGCCGCCCCGCCTGCACCGGCCGCCGCCCCGGCTGTCGCCGACCTCGCCATCGCCCCCGAGATTTCCCCCGTCGACCCGAGCGCCGTCGAGCCGGTGGCGGAACCGACGCCGGACAGGCAATCGGCGCCGAGTGACACCGTCGTCAAAGCGGTCTCGGCCGCGCTCAAGCGGTCGACGCCGGCCGTCACGGACGGCATCGCGGGCACGACCAACGTGATGGACGGCCGGACCGCGGGCCGCGGGGCGGCGGTTCGGGGGCGGGGAGGCAGCCCGGCCAGCGAAGCGGCCGTCGAGCGGGGGTTGGCCTGGCTCTCCGCGCACCAGGCGGAGGACGGCTCGTGGCGATTCGATCTGTCCGGCTGCCGCTGCAACGGCGCCTGCCCAGACCCGGGCACGGTGGCGAGCACCACGGCGAGCACGGGCATCGCCCTCCTCCCCTTCCTCGGCGCCGGCCACACTCACGTCGATGGCCAGTACAGCCAGACGGTCGCCAGGGGCCTGGCCTATCTCGACAGCCGGTTGCGGCCCACGCCGCGCGGCGGCGACCTCGGCGAGGGAACGATGTACGGCCAGGGCGTCGCCACGCTCGCGCTGGCCGAGGCGTATTGCATGACGCGGGCCGACTTCCTCGCGGGCCCGGTCCGCGATTCAGTCCGCTTCATCGTGGCGGCCCAGGACTCCTACGGCGGTGGCTGGCGGTACCTGCCCGGCCAGCCCGGCGACGTCACCGTGACGGCCTGGCAGGTGGCGGCGCTCAAGAGCGCCGCGGTCGGCGGCATCGAGGTGCCCGGGACGGCGCTCGATGGCGCCGGCCGGTTTCTCGACCGGGTCCAGGCGCGGGGCGGCGCCGCCTACGGCTACCAGGGGCCGCGGGCCAAGCCCTGCACGTCGGCGATCGGCCTGCTCTGCCGGATGTACACCGGCTGGCACGAGGCCGACGTGATCGATCGCGGGCTCGCCGAACTTGCCCGGCCCGGGCCGGACCCGGCGGCGATCTACCAGAACTTCTACCTCGCCCAGGCGCTCCTGCAGCGCGACCATCCCGCCTGGCCGCGCTGGAACGCGAGGAATCGCGACCAGATCGTGGCCCAGCAGGCGCGGATCGGCCACGAGGCCGGCAGCTGGTTCTTCGCCGATCCCGACTCGGCGCCGGGGGGCCGCCTCGCCCATACCGCGCTCGCCGTCCTGACCCTCGAGGTCTACTACCGGATGCTGCCGATCTACGGCCCCCGGGCGGTGGAGTGACCGCAGCCGGCCCTCCCCCGCCGGCGGCCTATACTTCGTTTCGTCCGGAGCCTTGACGGCGCCGGCACGACGAAGAGTCCGGTGCAATGCGGCTCGTGACCTACTCGTGGTTGGCGGTGGTGCTGGCCGTGGCCAGCGCGGCGATCGGCTGGCTCGGCATCGCCGGCTGGATGGCGGCCGCCGTGCTCGTCGCCAGCATCGGCATGCACGTCGCGGGCAACGCCATCGGCACGCGGTTGCGGGACGACACCGACCGGGATCTCGATCGCCTCGGGGTCCGGCCGGGGGCCAAGGTGGACGTGCCCGTCGCGCAGCCGGGACACCTGCAGCGGACCACCCACCTCGGCCTGCTGATCCCGGTCTCGGCGGGGATCGGCGGCCTGTGCGGCGGCGCGATCGGCGCCGGCTGCCTGCTGACGCTGACTACCTGCTCGACCGCGGGCGCCGTCATCGGCGGGACGTCGGCGGCCGTCATCGGCGGCCTCGCCGGGTTTCTCACGGCCAGTTTCGTGGCGATCGTTCGCCACAGCCTCCGCGAGGCGATCGCGGCGGAACGGACGACCGCGCCGCGCGACCGTTCGGCCTGAGACGGGCCCCGTGGATCGCCCGGGCCGTCCGTGGTACAACCGCGACACGGCGTCGCTCAGCGGCTGCCGCCCCCCCGGAGCGACCAGTCATGGCCAAGCCCCACCGCGGCCTCAAGAAGGCGAATCACGGCGCGCGTCCCGCCAACAGCAAGGCCCGCAAGGCCAAGCGGAAGCACATCCGCACATAACAGCCCTCGACACCCCCTTCCCCGCCGATCGCAGGAACGACCACCGTGGCCCCGCGCGACTACATCATCCACCCCGACGAGTACGACGTCGACCGGGTGATCGCCGACATCCACGAGATCCGCCGCTGGAACATGCAGCGGTTCGAGATGGAGCAACTGACGGCGATCATCCACGAGGACCATGAGCGGTGCCTGTGCGTCGGCTACAAGGACGTGACCCAGGATGAGTTCTGGGTCCGCGGGCATTTTCCCAGCGTTGCCCTGATGCCCGGGGTCATGATGTGCGAGGCGGCGGCCCAGTTGTCCAGTTACTTCACGCGTCGCTACGACCTGCTCCAGGCGAAGGTCATCGGCTTCGGCGGGCTGGAGGAGGTGCGGTTCCGCGAGCCCGTGGTTCCGGGCGATCGGCTCGTGATCGCCGTCGAGAAGATCCGCGTCCGGCCCAAGGCGATGATCGTCTGTCGCTTCCAGGGCCTCGTTCGCGACCGGATCGTCGTCGATGGGATGATCAAGGGCGTGCCGCTGCCACTCGAGGTGCTGGTGCCGGCGGCGGGCGGCCCGGAAGCCGGCGGCTGAACGCGTCGATCGACCCCTGGCCAGCCCTCACGCCCATGCCACGCCGCCCCCCCAAAAAGCCTGACCCCGCGGTCGACCTGTCGGCACACCTGCTCCCGTTGGGCGGCCTGCCCGTCCCCTGCGATCCGGCGACGCTGTTCGCCGGCGACGCTCCGCTGGAGCTCGAGGTCGGGAGCGGCAAGGGGCTGTTCATCGCGGCGGCGGCCGCCGCCCGCCCCGACCGCAACTTCCTCGGCGTGGAGATCAGCGCCGGCTACGCCCGGCTCTGCGCCGGCCGCCTGGCTGCGGGCGGGGCGGCCAACGCCCGGATCGTTCATGGCGACGCCACGTTCCTCGTGCGCAGCCTGCTGCCAGACCGGTGCCTGGCCGCGGTCCACGTCTACTTTCCCGACCCGTGGTGGAAGGCCCGGCACCGCAAGCGCCGCGTCCTGTCGGAGCCGTTCCTGACGCACGTCGGACGCACGCTCGTCAGCGGGGGCGAATTGCACGTCTGGACCGACGTCGAGGAGTACTTCCTGGAGGCGATGGCGGCGGCCCGGGCCACGGGTCTGTTCGCCTCCCCACGGGATGAGCAAGCCGCCGAGCCGCGGCACGACCTCGACTACCGCACCCACTTCGAACGCCGCACGCGGCTGGCCGGCATGCCGGTGTGGCGGGCGGCGCTGGTTCGCACCGACGCGGCGGCCGGGTGCGCGAGGGTTCCGCCACCGCTTCTCCAGGCGACGGGCCCGGACGCGAACCCGGCCTGAACCGCGCGGCACGTCATCCGCGGCACATCAGCCGGCCGGGATCGCCTCGTAGGTCCGCCCCGAGCCGCCCCGCGCCGTCTGGCCGAGGGCGATCTGGTAGAGCCGTTCTCCGGCCGGCGTCGGATAGTGGCCCGTCAGGCAGGCCTGGCAGAGCTCGTCGGCGGCGAAACCGATCGACCGGGCGACCGCCTCGACGGGCAGGTAGCGGAGCGAATCGGCGCCGAGGCGGGCGGCCATCGCCCCCTGCGCCTCCTCGGTAAGCGGGCCGCCGCCGAGGAATTCCGGGGCAAACAGTTCGTCGATCGTCGACATGTCGATGCCGTAGAAGCAGGGGGCGACGATCGGCGGACAGGCCACGCGGACGTGGATTTCTCGGGCCAGGCCGAGCGACCGCATCCGGCCGAGCAGGACCTTCATCGTCGTGCTGCGCACGATCGAGTCCTCGACGAGGATCACCCGCTTCCCTTCCAGCACCTCGCGGAGCGGCGTGTACTTCGTCTCCGCCTTCTGCCGCCGGCTGGCGGCGCCGTCGATGAACGTCCGGCCGGTGTAGCGGTTGCGGATCAGGCCCTCGACCGACGGAATGCGCAGCTGGTAGGCCATCGAGTCGGCGGCGGCCTTGCTCGTGTCGGGCACCGGGACCACGACCGTGTCGTCGTCGATCGGCATCGTCTCCAGACGGGCCAGTTCCTCACCCAGCCGCTTGCGGGTCAGGTACACGCTGCGGTCATCCATCGTGCTGGCGACGTTCGCGAAGTACACCCACTCGAAGAAGCAGTGGGCACGGCGCGGGCTGGCCGCGAACCGTTCCACGCGCGCGTTCTCGCCGTCCACGAGCAGGGCCGTGCCCGGCTCCAGGGAGCGGATCGACTCTGCGGGAAAGCCGAGGTTGAGCAGGGCGACGCTCTCGCTGGCGGCCGCCACGAGCGGCCCGAGCTGGGCATGCACCAGCGGTCGGATGCCGAGCGGATCGCGGGCCACGATCAGCCGTCCGCAGGCGTCGAGGAGGGCGATGTTCCAGGCGCCGTCGAAGCGGGACGAGATCGCCGCCAGCATCTGCACGGGGTCGGGATCCGCGTCGCCGGCGAGCTCGTGGCCGATAGCGTGCATGATCACCTCGGTGTCGTTGTCGCGGGCGAGGTGGTTGTCGTCGGCGGCGAGGATCTCGCCGCGGAGCGCGGGGTAGTTCGCCAGCTGGCCATTGAACCCGAAGGCGAACCACTTCCGCTTCTGGATGTGGGGCCGCTCCAGCGGCTGGGCGTAGCCGCGGTCGTCGGCCCCGCAGGTGGCGTAGCGGACGTGGCCGATCGCGGCCCGGCCCGCATGCTGCTCCATGAGGCTTTCGTACTTGCCCCGATGGCTCATGCGAAACACCTCGCTGACGCTGCCCACATCCTTGTAGGTGGCGAGCAGTTGGGCCCGGGCGGGGTTCCAGACCGTCATGCCGGCCGAGAGCTGGCCGCGGTTCTGGATGTCGAGGAGCATCCGCGGCACCAGCCGCGACACCTCCTCCTGCCCCTGGAGCGGACAGAGCGGCGACTGCTCCGCGGTCCGCAGGTGGTAGATGGCAACCAGGCCGCACTCGTGCTGGAGGTCGCTCATCTGCGGGCTTCCGGGCGGGTCGGCGGCGGGACCAGGGGCCGCGCCGGCGGCCACGTGGCCGAGTGCGACCCCGCATCAGCGAATATACGGGCCGCCTCGTCCGCCGCTCAACATGCGCCGGCCGGACGGCGGATTTCCGCACCTGTTCCGGTGGTCACGCCGACTGCGGAGCGGGTAGGATTCCGTCTCGTGATCCCGAAATCCCCGGGACGGGCGCCTCCGCGGCCATGGTTTCCCCGATGACCGACTCCCTGCGTCACGAGTTCGTCGCCGCGGCGCGGATGATCGTCGTGAAGGTCGGCACCCGCGTGCTCACCGGACCCGACGGCCTGCTCGACGCCGCTCGAATCGAGTCCCTCGGCCGCCAGTTCGACGCCGTCCTCGCGGGCGGCCGGCAGGTCGTGCTCGTCAGTTCGGGGGCCGTGGGGGCCGGCATGGGGCGGATGGGGCTCGCCCGCCGCCCGGAGGAATTGGCCGGGCTGCAGGCGGTTGCGGCGATCGGCCAGAGCTGCCTGATCGAGGCCTACGAACGGGCGCTGCGCGGCCGCGGCCGCCACGTCGGGCAGGTGCTCCTCGTGGCCGATGATTTCCAGGACCGGACCCGCTATCTCAACATCCGCAACACGCTCCGCGCCCTGCTCGACTACGGTGCCATCCCGGTCATCAACGAGAACGACACGGTGAGCGTCGAGGAGCTACGGACGTCGTTCGGCGACAACGACCGGCTCGCGGCCCTCGTGGCCACGCTCCTCGGGGCACCGCTCTTGGTCCTTCTTTCCGACGTCGAGGGACTGTTCGACCGGCATCCTGCCGAGCCAGGCGCGCGGATCCTCGGCCATGTCTCCAGGATCGACGCCGCCGTGGAGGGGCTGGCCCGCGACCGGCTCGGCGGTCTTTCCAAGGGGGGAATGGCGAGCAAGATCGCCGCCGCCCGGATCGTCACCGAGTCGGGTAGCGGTTGCATCATCGCCTCGGGCCGCGACGACCGAGTGCTGGAGAGAATCTGCGCCGGCGAGCCGGTGGGGACCCTGTTCACCGGGCGGACGGAGACGATGCCCGCCTGGAAGCGGTGGCTCGGCTGGTCTACCGACGTCCGCGGCGCGGTCGTGGTCGATGCCGGGGCCCGCGACGCCGTCGTCGCCGGGGGACGAAGCCTGCTGGCCGCCGGCATCACGGCGGTCCGGGGTGATTTCGCCGCCGGCGACGCCGTCGCCCTGGAGACGGCGGGGGACCGGCCGTTCGCCCGCGGCTTGGTCAATTATCCCGCCACCGACCTGCGCAGGATCGTCGGGCTGAAGACCGACGCGATCGCCGCCGTGCTCGGCTACTGCCCGTACCAGGAGGTGATTCACCGCGACAACCTGGCGGTCACCTGCCGCGAGACGGCCTCATGCTGACCGCCACGGAACTTTCCCGGCCATGCCTCCGGCGCGGCCACGCCTCCGGAACGGAGTCGCCGCACCAGCGATGATCATCGAACTGCTGATCGTCCTCGCCTTGATCCTCGCCAACGGATTCTTTTCGGGGGCGGAGATGGCGATCGTCGCCAGCCGCCGCGGCAGGCTCCGGCAACTGGCCGCCGACGGCGACGCGGCCGCGCGGACCGCGCTCGAGCTCGCGAGCAGCCCCGACCGCTTCCTGCCCACGGTCCAGATCGGCATCACGCTCGTGGGCACCCTGGCGGCGGCCTACGGCGGCGACCGGCTGGTGAGCGACCTGGCCCGCTGGATCAAGGAACATGCCCCGGCTTGGCTGGCGGACTGGGCCCAGCCGATCGCGCTGGTCGTGTTCGTGGCCCTGCTGTCGTTCGTCACGCTGCTCCTCGGTGAACTGGTGCCGAAGCGGCTCGCCCTGCGCCGTGCCGAGTCGTTCGCCCGGCTGGTGGCCCCGGCGATGCACTGGTTCTCGCGGGTCACGCGGCCGCTGGTGTGGGTGATGAGCCGCGCGACGTCAGCCGTGCTCTTCCTGCTCGGCGTCCGGGCCGAGCACGAGCCGAGCGTCTCGGTGGACGACATCGAGCACCTCCTGGAGGCGGGCAGGGCCGAGGGGGTGCTGGAGGCCGTGGAGCAGGCGGTGGCTGCCGAGGCGCTGCGGCTCGGCGAGCGGACCGTCCGCGACATCATGCGGCCGCGGATCGACCTCGACGCCCTCGACATCGAGACGCCGGGGGGCGAGATCCTCGGCGCCATCGCCATGGCCGGCTATTCCCGGCTCCCGGTCTACGAGGGCTCGCTCGACCACATCCTCGGCTACGTGTTGCTCAAGGACGTGCTCCGGCACACCTGGATGGGCTGGCCGCTGGAGCTGCGCAAGATGCTTCACCGCGCCCTGTTCGTGCCCGAGACGATGCCGCTCGACCGGCTCCTCGGGCTGTTCCAGCGCGAAAAGAACCAGCTCGCCATCGTCCTCGACGAGTACGGCGGGACGGAGGGGCTGGTGACGCTGGAGGACGTGCTCGAGGAACTCGTCGGCGAGATCCACGACGAGCACCGCACGGAGACCGCGGACTTCGTGCAGCGGGCGGACGGCTCGTGGCTGGTGGACGGTGGGGCCAGCATCGAGGAGCTGGTGCGCCGGCTGGAGGTGCGTCCCGACGGCCTGCCCCGCGATTACTCCACGGTGTCGGGCCTCGTGCTCGCGGAACTGGAGCGGATTCCGGCGACCGGGGACCAGGTCGAGTGGCGCGGCGTGGTGCTGGAGGTCGTCGACATGGACGGGCGGCGGATCGACAAGCTCCTCGTCCGCCGCGCCTGAGACATCTAGCCGCGGCTCGCCTTGGCGAGGTCGAGGACGTCCTGGAGCACGAACGGCATGGGCAGCGGCTCGCCGAAATGCCGGTCGAGCAGGCTCCGGTAGCGGTCGATCTCGTCGGCCATCTCCTCGGCGGTCCGCTCGTCCCGGCGCAGGACGGGAGACGCGTCGAGCACCTCGCGCCAGGCGG is from Planctomycetia bacterium and encodes:
- the purF gene encoding amidophosphoribosyltransferase, translating into MAAGAAPGPAADPPGSPQMSDLQHECGLVAIYHLRTAEQSPLCPLQGQEEVSRLVPRMLLDIQNRGQLSAGMTVWNPARAQLLATYKDVGSVSEVFRMSHRGKYESLMEQHAGRAAIGHVRYATCGADDRGYAQPLERPHIQKRKWFAFGFNGQLANYPALRGEILAADDNHLARDNDTEVIMHAIGHELAGDADPDPVQMLAAISSRFDGAWNIALLDACGRLIVARDPLGIRPLVHAQLGPLVAAASESVALLNLGFPAESIRSLEPGTALLVDGENARVERFAASPRRAHCFFEWVYFANVASTMDDRSVYLTRKRLGEELARLETMPIDDDTVVVPVPDTSKAAADSMAYQLRIPSVEGLIRNRYTGRTFIDGAASRRQKAETKYTPLREVLEGKRVILVEDSIVRSTTMKVLLGRMRSLGLAREIHVRVACPPIVAPCFYGIDMSTIDELFAPEFLGGGPLTEEAQGAMAARLGADSLRYLPVEAVARSIGFAADELCQACLTGHYPTPAGERLYQIALGQTARGGSGRTYEAIPAG
- the fabZ gene encoding beta-hydroxyacyl-ACP dehydratase: MAPRDYIIHPDEYDVDRVIADIHEIRRWNMQRFEMEQLTAIIHEDHERCLCVGYKDVTQDEFWVRGHFPSVALMPGVMMCEAAAQLSSYFTRRYDLLQAKVIGFGGLEEVRFREPVVPGDRLVIAVEKIRVRPKAMIVCRFQGLVRDRIVVDGMIKGVPLPLEVLVPAAGGPEAGG
- the wspR gene encoding diguanylate cyclase response regulator, with product MLIVEVEAVTALDLSRELAGLGYDVCGVVDTSAEAVRLAMETRPDVVLVDVRLADGGDGIDTAREIARRHDTAIVFLTGQADEATLERALEVCPFGFLIKPFRARDLRVAIELALAKHAHDSAAVRDLHALASTDPLTGLANRRHLDAALHDAWTLSRQQGRSLAVVLADIDHFKGYNDSSGHLAGDTCLATVAGLIRAACSGPEAVLGRWGGEEFLIILPGADTDDARAVAERIVHAVSAARLPSAAPRAGGVVTVSAGVAVLPPEASGSANALLDLADSGLYAAKQGGRNRVAMVDHPPWKTPLAAADGPAVSG
- the trmB gene encoding tRNA (guanine-N(7)-)-methyltransferase gives rise to the protein MPRRPPKKPDPAVDLSAHLLPLGGLPVPCDPATLFAGDAPLELEVGSGKGLFIAAAAAARPDRNFLGVEISAGYARLCAGRLAAGGAANARIVHGDATFLVRSLLPDRCLAAVHVYFPDPWWKARHRKRRVLSEPFLTHVGRTLVSGGELHVWTDVEEYFLEAMAAARATGLFASPRDEQAAEPRHDLDYRTHFERRTRLAGMPVWRAALVRTDAAAGCARVPPPLLQATGPDANPA
- the proB gene encoding glutamate 5-kinase, yielding MTDSLRHEFVAAARMIVVKVGTRVLTGPDGLLDAARIESLGRQFDAVLAGGRQVVLVSSGAVGAGMGRMGLARRPEELAGLQAVAAIGQSCLIEAYERALRGRGRHVGQVLLVADDFQDRTRYLNIRNTLRALLDYGAIPVINENDTVSVEELRTSFGDNDRLAALVATLLGAPLLVLLSDVEGLFDRHPAEPGARILGHVSRIDAAVEGLARDRLGGLSKGGMASKIAAARIVTESGSGCIIASGRDDRVLERICAGEPVGTLFTGRTETMPAWKRWLGWSTDVRGAVVVDAGARDAVVAGGRSLLAAGITAVRGDFAAGDAVALETAGDRPFARGLVNYPATDLRRIVGLKTDAIAAVLGYCPYQEVIHRDNLAVTCRETASC
- the nadB gene encoding L-aspartate oxidase, which translates into the protein MIPPFIGPRHLVAFSPKRIPHCFTDVLILGGGLAGLRAALAVDPRLTVTVVTKDDLQGSSSQWAQGGIAGVVDPEDRFDNHVADTLSAGGGLCHADVVDAVIREAPTRIAELIAWGTRFDATNGALELGREGGHSHRRIVHALGDATGREVMRAVIERTRGLANLEVWPDTFTIDLVTHEGACRGAIVWHPAHGKTIVWARRTILATGGAGQLYRESTNPPGASGDGLALAWRAGAELRDMEFMQFHPTVLYIAGGSRSLITEAVRGAGAHLVDRDGRRFMPDFDPRAELAPRDVVSRAITVVMHRTHHANVYLDLSHLDADLVRRQFPGMAAVCAKFGLDLARDRIPVRPGAHYMIGGVTVDADGRTTVPGLLAAGEVTSSGLHGANRLASNSLLEGLVYGGRAGAAASADALAVAASGAEEFRLPPISFPRAADVGGDAQGALDLADIRNSLRALMWRQVGVERAEEPLAEALETVEGWCRYVLPRQFADPQGWQLQNMLEVARLMIRSGLVRRETRGVHFRSDHPRADDAWRSHIVWRRDVTEPFLEPIPPAPVAAAGELLGHHGPRPLR